One window of Candidatus Leptovillus gracilis genomic DNA carries:
- a CDS encoding TIGR04255 family protein, whose translation MGRNYKSPPLIEALCEFRFINKHWDMTMPGLFYQKVKDDFPTIREKNVVEMLVNQQQPGQEVHGVMTPRIQFINHNESALLQLGPGILIVNCLRPYPSWPNFKELIFQTLAQYKEITSTVELERIGLRFINKIDLPLDKETKTQFNYYPHLPALPANEPKNFLLRTELDFEQSNGVLVLTLAIVPPEKDDVKSLILDLDFVSLHADRLTFETIESWVESAHHNIETAFEASIMDSLRVTFEE comes from the coding sequence ATGGGCAGAAATTACAAATCCCCTCCTTTGATTGAAGCGTTATGCGAGTTCCGTTTCATAAATAAACACTGGGATATGACTATGCCTGGTTTGTTTTATCAGAAAGTAAAAGATGATTTCCCTACCATTAGAGAGAAAAATGTCGTCGAAATGCTTGTGAACCAGCAACAACCTGGACAAGAAGTTCATGGTGTAATGACGCCCAGAATACAGTTCATTAACCATAACGAGTCAGCCTTGCTTCAGTTAGGGCCTGGTATACTAATTGTTAATTGTTTACGCCCTTATCCAAGTTGGCCTAATTTCAAAGAGTTAATTTTTCAAACACTTGCACAGTACAAAGAAATAACATCAACAGTAGAACTTGAGCGTATTGGTCTTAGATTTATAAACAAGATCGATCTTCCGTTAGATAAAGAAACGAAAACACAGTTCAACTATTATCCTCATTTACCTGCACTACCAGCCAACGAACCCAAAAATTTTCTACTTAGAACAGAACTGGACTTTGAGCAATCAAATGGGGTGTTAGTTTTAACTTTAGCAATAGTTCCTCCTGAAAAAGATGATGTAAAATCCTTGATTTTGGATCTTGATTTTGTATCTTTGCACGCAGACCGTCTAACATTTGAGACAATTGAGAGTTGGGTTGAAAGCGCGCATCATAATATTGAAACAGCCTTTGAGGCCAGTATTATGGATTCTCTAAGGGTCACTTTTGAGGAGTAA
- a CDS encoding NUDIX domain-containing protein, with amino-acid sequence MDNVISLAEGFRAQLIHADAQAIMAMSRAWTGVEAALQTAVGDLAQQIADLKAKGEEVPQWKLWQMSQYQSLLAQIAGEMNKYSQGAIADIQDQQIKAQQMGAKHAKELLTAALAGQRSLGTAFDKLPTGAVENITALAQAGQPLNKLLENAYPTAVAGLTKELLYGTAVGRNPRETARIAVRKGLAGGLNHILLVARDQQIRNYREMVRQKYKDSSVVYGYMRLAARNTRTCMACIALDGTIYETGQVMALHPQDRCSMVPLVEGFPLPNIKPASEWFKSLDEDEQRRMMGDGRYEAWRDGLFEFRQLASVSNHPVWGPSSHVTSLTDLLGGKGGLGGAPIDPAALLKSHQAAKPAKSRKPQTLEIDKGDKPMLEQLIEDLAQSPIDAGTYKAIEGVLSKVLAGQQGLAYTDANGRLEGALAYQVGVGNLNYLHVTAAGFANVDANKKAILDAAAIAQQKGQGLELYVPNSHLALYQGWGFTVHQPLKGGARVRLSADDVSGFIKDPDGYGQVKAAKLAAAAKDALADPNKAFTFRSGQEIAGLPFKPVHMTDADFLNQTKALPHDPPLQIDDPDKHAAAGLLLFTPDGKLVIVDPAGQYGGYKTTFPKGTQEEGMSLQATAVKEVWEETGFKARILGHLGDYEKSTSVTRFYIGVVEDGAPWAAHYESEAVRIVPLDQVDALLNVGADKGIFQDLLKLKDQALEGKPFTPEALEAGLDKYASAAGKLPPPPGDALPADMTKKALVDHLAKMRGIAKWKLTVASKEQVAALFDLPEAEALAAIDAYGAAHTAKYSQKGASVAVEPPAVTKLPPPPEDPATLSKKALVEHLAQIRGIAKWKLTVATKDQVAALFDMPEAEAMAAIDAFGAAHAAKYAKTGASTPKEPPATPAVPPGVAAFQKYQADASSLTAAEAQRALEYAQAEGYSKVVIGQLKEQYQKQIGDPLITGLKVVTKSYLVEQLEQMTGLSAALLNQLKKGELAALAGQPMSAAYAAVGKPYTPTAPVADLVTPVKAGEAAAASTVTPLPPKGAADTVTMHVAKHLASLSGGKYQPIDILKAINKTGYTPESVAARLLGEPLSAIDDLVKGKAEPPQPEPLSLQTMSEGAALDFFADLNKAFQPGSPASKGTTKAQQNIATSSHSGFAYQGANGWATGVITFHDMEGKIKISGAAFTSLDVNKEAVADVANFALGQGKAVKTYVPTALVGEYKKWGFAYAGDAGANGQYMEIAPGSIPALVTAVGKKPKPAPKPAEKQAQAEATAVATTLGFPAGVGKHTALKLQKPALVGHLAQAAGISESKLTKYTKEMLVQFMEMPKDQATALLLKGAAPPPPAPPPTPPKAVPMVEKRPLPTNLPPFQMPDPPGFPAGVGSLKTVSSLGGSTGAKLVEDPATGKRYVMKKGNSAGHLREEAYADMAYQALGLNVPTFKVYDTPDGPVKLAEFKSGMKPLGEAMNDATPAERKAIVAEVRKGFAADALMGNWDVLGASKDNILVGDDGKVWRVDNGGGFRYRAQGKKKEKEFISDYPVELWTMRDKSVGPENAQLFGDLDIYEIMDQARGVVDKGEALLAAVPDELRPLVHGRLEVMRDLVGTSDTFKGDQWQAGYTDGFLEQSTHIRRQGLIDALPQQMKQGKAGSTTVYDEHGREFDVMRGKGSHVEAWAVYCKANGGDPAIISHWMGKQAGSSWSSASQALKYKIALERGGDFNDYFWLEGLAHAENEYKAAIKTVGEENYKKTWAMWHAWVYESLRHMEFARKQGGVVELVRTEGEKTMKQYGVKMGTQDALMLRGAAESGSIYRAKRIVAGGEVTRQRVPLHRILGYYWSDRPGAKNGYGGFLGNEENEFVFIPEGIPFDYVDSIHGSKGVEAYWQ; translated from the coding sequence ATGGACAACGTCATCTCCCTCGCCGAGGGCTTTCGCGCCCAACTGATCCACGCCGACGCCCAGGCGATTATGGCGATGAGCCGCGCCTGGACAGGGGTGGAGGCTGCCCTGCAAACGGCCGTCGGCGACCTGGCCCAACAAATCGCCGACCTCAAAGCGAAGGGCGAGGAAGTCCCCCAGTGGAAGCTGTGGCAGATGAGCCAGTACCAGTCGCTCCTGGCCCAGATTGCCGGTGAGATGAACAAATACAGCCAGGGAGCCATCGCCGACATCCAGGATCAGCAAATCAAGGCGCAGCAGATGGGCGCAAAACATGCCAAAGAACTGCTGACGGCGGCGCTGGCCGGGCAGCGTTCGTTGGGCACGGCCTTCGACAAACTGCCTACTGGCGCGGTGGAGAATATCACCGCTCTGGCGCAGGCCGGGCAGCCGCTCAACAAGCTGCTGGAGAATGCCTACCCAACGGCCGTCGCTGGCCTGACGAAAGAACTGCTCTATGGCACGGCCGTTGGTCGCAATCCCCGCGAAACGGCGCGCATCGCCGTGCGCAAAGGTCTGGCCGGTGGGCTGAACCACATCCTGCTGGTGGCCCGCGACCAGCAGATTCGCAATTACCGCGAGATGGTGCGGCAGAAGTACAAGGATAGCAGCGTGGTCTACGGCTACATGCGCCTGGCGGCGCGCAATACGCGCACCTGCATGGCCTGCATCGCCCTGGACGGCACGATTTACGAGACCGGCCAGGTCATGGCGCTTCATCCCCAGGACCGGTGCAGCATGGTTCCGTTGGTGGAGGGCTTTCCTCTGCCCAACATCAAGCCAGCCAGCGAATGGTTCAAAAGCCTCGATGAGGATGAGCAGCGGCGCATGATGGGCGACGGCCGTTATGAAGCCTGGCGCGATGGGCTGTTCGAGTTTCGCCAACTGGCGAGCGTGAGCAACCATCCGGTTTGGGGGCCGTCGTCGCACGTGACCTCACTCACCGACTTGCTGGGTGGCAAAGGGGGATTGGGCGGCGCGCCCATTGACCCGGCAGCGCTGCTAAAAAGCCACCAGGCAGCTAAACCGGCCAAGTCCAGGAAACCGCAGACGTTGGAGATTGACAAGGGCGACAAGCCGATGTTGGAGCAGCTCATCGAAGACCTGGCCCAATCGCCCATTGACGCGGGAACCTACAAGGCTATTGAGGGCGTCCTGAGCAAGGTGCTGGCCGGGCAGCAGGGATTGGCCTACACCGATGCCAACGGCCGTTTGGAAGGCGCGCTCGCCTACCAGGTGGGCGTGGGCAACCTCAACTACTTGCACGTCACGGCCGCCGGCTTTGCCAACGTGGACGCCAACAAGAAGGCCATTCTGGACGCGGCGGCCATCGCCCAACAGAAGGGGCAAGGGCTGGAACTGTACGTACCCAACAGCCACCTGGCGCTCTACCAGGGTTGGGGCTTCACCGTCCACCAGCCGCTCAAAGGCGGTGCGCGGGTGCGCCTGTCGGCCGACGACGTGAGCGGCTTCATCAAAGACCCGGACGGCTACGGCCAGGTTAAGGCAGCGAAGCTGGCAGCGGCTGCCAAAGACGCGCTGGCCGACCCTAACAAAGCGTTCACCTTCCGCAGCGGCCAGGAGATTGCCGGCCTGCCATTTAAGCCAGTCCACATGACTGACGCCGACTTCCTCAACCAAACCAAAGCGCTGCCCCACGACCCGCCGTTGCAAATTGACGACCCGGACAAACACGCAGCAGCCGGCCTATTGCTCTTCACCCCAGACGGGAAGTTGGTGATCGTGGACCCGGCCGGACAGTACGGCGGGTACAAGACGACGTTCCCCAAGGGCACACAGGAAGAGGGGATGAGTTTGCAGGCAACGGCCGTGAAGGAGGTGTGGGAAGAAACCGGCTTCAAGGCGCGTATCCTGGGCCACCTGGGTGACTATGAAAAGTCTACCAGCGTCACGCGATTCTACATCGGTGTTGTTGAGGATGGCGCGCCCTGGGCCGCCCACTACGAAAGCGAGGCCGTGCGCATTGTGCCGTTGGACCAGGTGGATGCGCTGCTCAACGTCGGTGCGGATAAGGGCATCTTCCAGGATTTGCTGAAGCTGAAGGACCAGGCGCTGGAGGGGAAGCCATTCACTCCGGAAGCATTAGAAGCCGGTCTGGACAAGTATGCGTCCGCCGCTGGCAAGCTGCCACCGCCGCCCGGCGATGCGCTGCCGGCCGACATGACCAAGAAGGCGCTGGTAGACCACCTGGCGAAGATGCGCGGCATTGCCAAATGGAAACTAACGGTCGCCAGCAAAGAGCAGGTCGCGGCCCTGTTCGACTTACCTGAAGCGGAGGCATTGGCGGCCATTGATGCGTATGGGGCGGCCCACACCGCCAAATACAGCCAGAAGGGGGCGAGCGTGGCCGTCGAGCCACCGGCCGTTACCAAACTCCCCCCACCGCCCGAAGACCCCGCGACCCTGAGTAAAAAAGCGCTGGTCGAGCATCTGGCGCAAATCCGGGGCATCGCCAAATGGAAGCTGACGGTCGCCACCAAAGACCAAGTCGCGGCCCTATTCGACATGCCGGAGGCCGAGGCGATGGCCGCCATAGATGCGTTTGGCGCGGCACACGCGGCGAAATACGCCAAGACGGGGGCAAGCACGCCGAAGGAGCCACCCGCGACCCCGGCCGTTCCGCCTGGCGTGGCGGCCTTCCAGAAGTATCAGGCGGATGCCTCCAGCCTCACGGCCGCAGAAGCGCAGCGGGCGCTGGAGTATGCGCAGGCGGAGGGCTACTCGAAGGTTGTGATTGGACAGCTGAAGGAACAATACCAGAAGCAGATCGGCGACCCGCTTATCACTGGCCTCAAGGTGGTGACAAAATCGTACCTGGTGGAGCAGTTGGAGCAGATGACCGGGTTGTCGGCCGCGCTGCTCAACCAGCTAAAGAAGGGTGAACTCGCGGCGCTCGCTGGTCAGCCGATGAGCGCCGCATACGCGGCCGTTGGCAAGCCTTACACGCCCACCGCGCCGGTGGCCGACTTGGTCACGCCGGTCAAGGCGGGCGAAGCGGCTGCCGCATCCACCGTCACGCCCCTGCCACCCAAAGGCGCGGCCGATACCGTGACGATGCATGTGGCGAAGCATCTGGCCTCTCTGTCGGGGGGGAAATACCAGCCGATAGACATCCTCAAGGCCATCAACAAGACCGGCTACACGCCCGAATCGGTCGCCGCACGGCTGCTCGGCGAACCCCTCAGCGCGATAGACGACCTTGTAAAGGGTAAGGCCGAGCCGCCACAGCCGGAGCCATTGAGCCTCCAGACTATGAGCGAGGGTGCTGCCCTGGACTTCTTCGCAGACCTAAATAAGGCGTTCCAGCCTGGCTCTCCCGCCAGCAAGGGCACGACAAAGGCGCAGCAAAATATAGCGACCTCGTCGCACAGCGGCTTCGCCTACCAGGGCGCAAACGGCTGGGCCACCGGGGTGATCACCTTCCACGACATGGAAGGCAAGATCAAGATCAGCGGCGCGGCCTTCACCAGCCTGGATGTGAATAAGGAGGCCGTCGCCGACGTCGCCAACTTCGCTTTGGGACAGGGCAAGGCGGTGAAAACCTACGTGCCAACGGCGCTGGTGGGGGAGTACAAGAAGTGGGGCTTCGCCTACGCGGGTGATGCCGGAGCCAACGGCCAGTATATGGAGATCGCACCAGGCAGCATCCCGGCGCTGGTAACGGCCGTTGGGAAGAAGCCAAAGCCTGCACCGAAGCCGGCAGAGAAACAGGCGCAGGCCGAAGCAACGGCCGTCGCCACCACGTTGGGTTTCCCGGCCGGCGTGGGCAAACATACGGCGCTGAAGCTGCAAAAGCCTGCCCTGGTGGGCCACCTGGCACAGGCGGCGGGCATCTCTGAAAGCAAGCTGACCAAGTACACCAAAGAGATGCTGGTTCAGTTTATGGAGATGCCCAAGGATCAGGCTACCGCGCTGCTGCTGAAGGGCGCTGCTCCCCCGCCACCAGCACCGCCGCCCACCCCGCCCAAAGCTGTGCCCATGGTCGAGAAACGGCCGTTGCCCACCAACCTGCCACCGTTCCAAATGCCTGATCCGCCTGGCTTCCCGGCCGGCGTGGGCAGCCTGAAAACGGTTAGCAGCCTGGGAGGCTCCACTGGCGCGAAGCTGGTGGAAGACCCGGCCACCGGCAAACGCTACGTGATGAAGAAGGGCAACTCAGCCGGCCACCTGCGCGAGGAAGCCTATGCAGACATGGCGTACCAGGCGCTTGGCCTGAACGTGCCCACGTTCAAGGTCTACGACACGCCTGACGGCCCGGTGAAGCTGGCCGAGTTCAAGAGCGGCATGAAGCCGCTGGGCGAGGCAATGAACGATGCAACCCCGGCCGAGCGTAAGGCGATTGTGGCCGAGGTGCGTAAGGGCTTCGCGGCCGACGCCCTGATGGGTAATTGGGACGTGTTAGGAGCCAGCAAAGACAACATCCTGGTCGGCGATGACGGCAAGGTGTGGCGCGTTGACAACGGCGGCGGCTTCCGTTACCGGGCGCAGGGCAAGAAGAAGGAGAAAGAGTTCATCTCCGACTACCCGGTGGAACTGTGGACCATGCGCGACAAGAGCGTTGGCCCGGAGAATGCCCAACTCTTCGGCGACCTGGACATCTACGAAATCATGGACCAGGCGCGCGGCGTGGTGGACAAAGGCGAGGCGCTGCTGGCGGCCGTGCCCGATGAGCTGCGTCCGTTGGTTCACGGCCGTTTGGAAGTCATGCGCGACCTGGTGGGAACCAGTGACACGTTCAAAGGCGACCAGTGGCAGGCGGGCTACACGGACGGCTTCCTGGAGCAGTCTACCCACATCCGCCGCCAGGGGCTAATTGACGCGCTGCCACAGCAGATGAAGCAGGGGAAGGCCGGCAGCACGACGGTGTATGATGAACACGGCCGTGAGTTCGACGTCATGCGCGGCAAGGGTAGCCACGTCGAGGCGTGGGCGGTCTATTGCAAGGCAAATGGCGGCGACCCTGCGATAATTAGCCACTGGATGGGTAAACAGGCTGGCTCATCCTGGAGCAGCGCAAGTCAGGCGCTAAAGTACAAAATCGCGCTGGAACGGGGTGGTGATTTTAACGATTATTTTTGGCTGGAAGGTCTGGCTCATGCTGAAAATGAATACAAGGCAGCCATAAAAACAGTCGGCGAGGAAAACTACAAAAAAACCTGGGCCATGTGGCATGCCTGGGTATACGAGTCGCTGCGGCACATGGAGTTTGCCCGTAAGCAGGGTGGCGTGGTGGAATTAGTGCGCACTGAGGGCGAAAAGACCATGAAGCAGTATGGTGTAAAGATGGGCACGCAAGATGCCTTGATGCTGCGCGGCGCGGCCGAATCCGGCAGCATCTACCGGGCCAAACGTATCGTCGCCGGCGGCGAGGTGACCCGGCAGCGCGTCCCCCTACACCGCATCTTGGGCTACTATTGGAGTGATAGACCGGGAGCAAAAAATGGGTATGGTGGATTTCTGGGAAATGAGGAGAATGAATTTGTATTTATTCCGGAGGGCATTCCTTTCGATTACGTGGACTCTATACATGGAAGTAAAGGCGTGGAGGCTTATTGGCAATGA
- a CDS encoding IS66 family transposase zinc-finger binding domain-containing protein — protein sequence MDEVQQLRAENKQLKREVQELREKLTVAETQIKHLVELLGQNSHNSSWPSSRDKGRQKPKPKSLRPQTERKAGGQEGHEGHTLEFNPKPDFIEPHRPARCDHCQAPLSEEIVASKVAKRQVFELPPLRYVTIEHQAETIICPCCGEATTGEFPADVTNPVQYGSQVKRLSVYLRNEQFIPYERATDVGRPV from the coding sequence ATGGACGAAGTGCAACAACTGCGAGCAGAAAACAAGCAACTTAAGCGAGAAGTCCAAGAACTCCGCGAAAAGTTGACCGTTGCTGAGACTCAAATCAAGCATTTAGTCGAGTTGCTTGGTCAAAATAGCCACAACTCCAGTTGGCCGTCCAGCCGCGATAAAGGCCGACAGAAGCCTAAGCCCAAAAGTCTACGGCCACAAACAGAGCGCAAAGCTGGTGGTCAGGAAGGACATGAAGGGCATACGCTTGAGTTCAATCCCAAACCAGATTTCATTGAACCGCATCGTCCAGCCCGCTGTGACCATTGCCAAGCCCCATTGTCCGAAGAAATTGTAGCCAGTAAAGTTGCTAAACGACAGGTCTTTGAATTACCGCCATTGCGTTATGTGACCATCGAACACCAAGCCGAAACCATCATCTGTCCCTGTTGTGGTGAAGCAACAACCGGTGAATTTCCAGCGGATGTGACCAACCCGGTGCAATATGGTTCGCAAGTCAAGCGGTTGTCAGTTTATCTGCGCAATGAGCAGTTCATTCCGTATGAACGGGCGACAGATGTTGGCCGACCTGTTTGA
- a CDS encoding IS66 family transposase has protein sequence MNGRQMLADLFELPISTGSLQNFLETAAENVKPATQAIKEAVKKAEVGHADETGFYISGKRAWLHTVSTPELTYYEPHQSRGKKATDAIGILPEFTGALVHDNWATYFKYQLLLHALCNAHHLRELTALVENDQQQWAALMIVYLLSAKQLVAEAYQAGETELSIEQLQRIHQMYDTIVAFGLEENLLPDEHPPLVKRGRRKKTKARNLVERFDKQQEAILRFVHDFKVPFDNNLAERDIRMMKVQQKISGSFSQLGRR, from the coding sequence ATGAACGGGCGACAGATGTTGGCCGACCTGTTTGAATTACCCATTTCCACTGGTTCATTGCAAAACTTTTTAGAGACGGCCGCAGAAAATGTGAAGCCAGCCACACAAGCCATTAAAGAAGCCGTCAAAAAGGCCGAAGTCGGTCATGCTGATGAGACAGGCTTCTATATCAGTGGAAAAAGAGCTTGGCTCCATACCGTCAGCACCCCAGAATTGACTTATTATGAACCGCATCAAAGTCGGGGCAAAAAGGCGACTGACGCCATTGGCATTCTGCCTGAATTCACCGGCGCCCTTGTTCACGATAACTGGGCGACCTATTTCAAGTATCAATTGTTGCTTCATGCCTTGTGCAATGCCCATCATTTGCGCGAGTTGACGGCTCTGGTTGAGAACGATCAACAGCAATGGGCAGCACTGATGATTGTCTATTTGTTATCGGCCAAACAATTGGTTGCCGAAGCTTATCAGGCAGGGGAAACCGAATTGTCAATCGAGCAGTTGCAACGAATCCACCAAATGTATGACACCATTGTTGCCTTCGGTTTAGAGGAAAACCTGTTACCTGATGAACATCCGCCCCTTGTCAAACGAGGGCGGCGCAAAAAAACAAAGGCGCGTAATCTGGTAGAACGATTTGACAAGCAGCAGGAGGCTATCTTGCGTTTTGTCCATGATTTTAAGGTGCCGTTTGATAACAACTTGGCTGAACGAGACATCAGAATGATGAAGGTTCAGCAGAAAATCTCAGGCTCTTTTTCGCAGTTGGGAAGGCGCTGA